From the genome of Neisseria sp. oral taxon 014 str. F0314:
ATGAATATATAATTTTTGCAAGCCTAAACGCAGTAATGCCGCGGCTCCTCTGGGGGATTTGATGAAAATTCGGGCGGCTTCTTCGTAATCTTTTTTGACATCCTCGGGCATATCTTCGGAGGGAAGAGGGGCAGAGCCAAAATCTGGATAGAGCATTTCACCTTCTTTGGCTATATTAAAACCGTCAGAATCCATTTTGGTTACTCTCCAAAGGCTGTATTGCCTGCAATGAGCACAAATAGCCTGATAATAAATATTACGTTGTTCGGATCTCCATTCCATATGCGCAAATGCCCCGCAATGCGGGCAATTAAAAGCGTCTTTATCAAAATCAGGTGCTGTGTATTTTGTCATTTCTGACATCTCCCTATCAATGGTAACAAAACAATATTTATTGATTTCGATAAAGGCCGTCTGAAAAATTTTCAGACGACCTTTTAAAGTAAATTTAAACAAAAAACATGCCGTCATTCCCGCGCAGGCGGGAATCCAGACCTGTCCGCATAGGAACTTATCGGGCAAAACGGTTTCTTCAACTTTTCGTTCTGGATTCCCGCCTGCGCGGGAATGACGATTCAGGTATTTCTATATCGAATCCGCTATATTTTTACCTCAACCTTACCGTCAAGCCGCGTTGTCGAAGCCGCTGTGGCGCAGCAGTGCGTCTATGCTCGGTTCGCGTCCGCGGAAGGCTTTGAAGGATTCCGCCGCGCTGCGGGAGCCGCCGACGGCGAGGATTTCCTGCCAGAAGCGTTTGCCTGTGGCGGCGACGTCGTCGCTTTCTTCAAAGGCGGCGTAGGCGTCGGCGCTGAGGACTTCGGCCCATGCGTAGCTGTAATAGCCTGCGGAGTAGCCGCCGGCGAAGATGTGGCTGAAGCTCAAGGCAAAGCGGTTGTATTCGGGCGGTTGGATGACGGCGACTTCTTTGCGCACGCTGTCTAAAACCTGCGGCCAGTTTTTCAGACGGCATTCGTCGTCTTCGCTGTAAATGGTCATGTCGAAGAGGGCGAACTCCATCTGGCGGACGAGGAACAGGCCGCGTTGGAAGTTTTTTGCGGCGAGCATTTTGTCGAAGAGTTCTTTCGGCAGGGGCTCGCCGGTTTCTTCGTGGGCGGACA
Proteins encoded in this window:
- a CDS encoding DUF4145 domain-containing protein, translated to MFKFTLKGRLKIFQTAFIEINKYCFVTIDREMSEMTKYTAPDFDKDAFNCPHCGAFAHMEWRSEQRNIYYQAICAHCRQYSLWRVTKMDSDGFNIAKEGEMLYPDFGSAPLPSEDMPEDVKKDYEEAARIFIKSPRGAAALLRLGLQKLYIHLGEEGKNINTDIRSLVNKGVFSGRVVQVADTLRITGNNAVHPGQISDADFDKAAAKMFDLINFIVKKAITEPKELDELYQLMPENARNAAEAQDKKALESKT